The stretch of DNA CCCGACACATAAATCCGGCCTTCGAACACAGTCACACCGGCTGCACTGCGATTAGAACTCATGGGGGTCACCACCGTCCACCTAAAAACAACAAGCACCATGTAGTGATCCACTCCCCTCTAACTGCTCAACCGGTCAGATCTTTTATATACGGTAAGTTTTCTCCTAAAATCCCTGCTAGCTGTCAGTGAATATGGAAATTCGTGTTTCTACCAATCGCAGCTATAAACATGGCGGCGTCTTACTTGTCTGTTTCCGGAGAATACGTCTCCACCGAGTTCAGCGAGCAGTTGCCATCGTAGCCCCCGCAGACGTAGATCTGTCCATCAAGCACCACTGTTCCCATCGCACTGAGGACACAAGAAACATCTCAGCAATGACGGCTACGGGTCAGAGATGGACGCACAGCGCTCTGTATATAAAAGGTGGAGGTGACCCTGGGGGAAGATTCACTTACATGAGGGGTATTAGTGCAATTAAGTCTGATTGTATAGCCCAACCTATAATCCTAATGGTGACCATATAGATcctatacacctcctataatccTAATGGTGACCATATAGATcctatacacctcctataatactAATGGTGTCCATATAGATcctatacacctcctataatccTAATGGTGACCATATAGATcctatacacctcctataatactAATGGTGCCCATATAGATCCTATAATAATACTAATGGTGTCCATATAGATcctatacacctcctataatccTAATGGTGACCATGTAGATtctatacacctcctataatccTAATGGTGACCATATAGATcctatacacctcctataatccTAATGGTGACCATATAGATcctatacacctcctataatccTAATGGTGTCCATATAGATcctatacacctcctataatccTAATGGTGTCCATATAGATcctatacacctcctataatccTAATGGTGACCATATAGATcctatacacctcctataatacgAATGGTGACCATATAGATCCTATAATAATACTAATGGTGACCCTATAGATcctatacacctcctataatccTAATGGTTTCCATATAGATCCTATAATCCTAATGGTGACCATATAGATcctatacacctcctataatactAATGGTGACCATATAGATCCTATAATACTAATGGTGACCATATAGATcctatacacctcctataatccTAATGGTGACCATATAGATtctatacacctcctataatactAATGGTGTCCATATAGATcctatacacctcctataatccTAATGGTGACCATATAGATcctatacacctcctataatccTAATGGTGTCCATATAGATcctatacacctcctataatactAATGGTGCCCATATAGATcctatacacctcctataatactAATGGTGCCCATATAGATcctatacacctcctataatactaacagtgaccatatagatcctatacacctcctataatactaacagtgaccatatagatcctatacacctcctataatccTAATGGTAACCATATAGATcctatacacctcctataatccTAATGGTGACCATATAGATcctatacacctcctataatccTAATGGTGACCATATAGATcctatacacctcctataatgcTAATGGTGTCCATATAGATcctatacacctcctataatccTAATGGTGTCCATATAGATcctatacacctcctataatactAATGGTGACCATATAGATCCTATAATAATACTAATGGTGACCATATAGATcctatacacctcctataatccTAATGATGTCCATATAGATCCTAAACACCTCCTATAATACTAACGGTGACCATATAGATcctatacatctcctataatactaACGGTGTCCATATAGATcctatacacctcctataatactAATGGTGACCATATAGATcctatacacctcctataatactAATGGTGTCCATATAGATcctatacacctcctataatccTAATGGTGTCCATATAGATcctatacacctcctataatccTAATGGTGACCATATAGATcctatacacctcctataatccTAATGGTGACCATATAGATcctatacacctcctataatactAATGGTGACCATATATATcctatacacctcctataatactAATGGTGTCCATATAGATcctatacacctcctataatccTAATGGTGTCCATATAGATcctatacacctcctataatccTAATGGTGACCATATAGATcctatacacctcctataatccTAATGGTGACCATATAGATcctatacacctcctataatactAATGGTGACCATATATATcctatacacctcctataatactAATGGTGTCCATATAGATcctatacacctcctataatccTAATGGTGTCCATATAGATcctatacacctcctataatccTAATGGTGACCATATAGATcctatacacctcctataatccTAATGGTGACCATATAGATcctatacacctcctataatactAATGGTGACCATATAGATcctatacacctcctataatactAATGGTGTCCATATAGATcctatacacctcctataatactAATGGTGACCATATAGATCCTATACACCACCTATAATACTAATGGTGTCCATATAGATcctatacacctcctataatccTAATGGTGTCCATATAGATcctatacacctcctataatccTAATGGTGTCCATATAGATcatatacacctcctataatccTAATGGTGACCATATAGATcctatacacctcctataatactAATGGTGACCATATAGATcctatacacctcctataatccTAATGGTGTCCATATAGATcctatacacctcctataatccTAATGGTGTCCATATAGATcctatacacctcctataatccTAATGGTGACCATATAGATcctatacacctcctataatactAATGGTGACCATATATATcctatacacctcctataatactAATGGTGTCCATATAGATcctatacacctcctataatccTAATGGTGACCATATAGATcctatacacctcctataatccTAATGGTGTCCATATAGATcctatacacctcctataatactAATGGTGACCATATAGATcctatacacctcctataatccTAATGGTGACCATATAGATcctatacacctcctataatactAATGGTGACCATATAGATCCTATAATAATACTAATGGTGACCATATAGATcctatacacctcctataattcTAATGGTGACCATATAGATcctatacacctcctataatactAATGGTGTCCATATAGATcctatacacctcctataatactAATGGTGTCCATATAGATcctatacacctcctataatccTAATGGTGACCATATAGATCCTATACACCTCATATAATACTAATGGTGACCATATAGATcctatacacctcctataatactAATGGTGTCCATATAGATcctatacacctcctataatactAATGGTGCCCATATAGATcctatacacctcctataatactAATGGTGACCATATAGATCCTATAATAATATTAATGGTGACCATATAGATCCTATAATAATATTAATGGTGACCATATAGATCCTATAATAATAATGGTGACAATATAGATCCTATAATAATACTAATGGTGACCATATAGATCCTATAATTAAGAATGGCAGAGGATTAGCAGACCCCTCCCCCTCCGGTGGCGGCCATTACTCTCTGGACTCACCTTCTCTTGCTGTTCATACTTCCTACTTTGGTCCATGAGTCTGTGTCGGGGTTGTAGACTTCCACAGTGCTCAGACGCGATTGGCCGTCATAGCCACCAATGGCATACAGGAGTCCATTAACCACGGCGACTCCCACCCTGCTGCGAGCCGTCGTCATTGGCTGACACTTCTCCCAGCGGTTGGCGATTGGGTCGAAGACTTCAACCACATTCAGAGAGTCACCTGCGTAGAAATTCGCTACTCATCTTAACCACAGAACAGTGAAGCGTCATGTATCATCGGTATAACTACcttcttacataggactgcaggtcacatctactacattatctgtactcagagagttatcactgtgttatctgtggtgttacataggactgcaggtcacatctatacattatctgtactcagagagttatcactgttatctgtggtgttacataggactgcaggtcacatctatacattatctgtactcagagttttcactgtgttatctgtggtgttacataggactgcaggtcacatctactacattatctgtactcagagagttatcactgttatctgtggtgttacataggactgcaggtcacatctatacattatctgtactcagagagttatcactgttatctgtggtgttacataggactgcaggtcacatctatacattatctgtactcagagagttttcactgtgttatctgtggtgttacataggactgcaggtcacatctatacattatctgtactcagagagttatcactgtgttatctgcggtgttacataggactgcaggtcacatctatacattatctgtactcagagagttatcactgttatctgtggtgttacataggactgcaggtcacatctatacattatctgtactcagagagttttcactgtgttatctgtggtgttacataggactgcaggtcacatctactacattatctgtactcagagagttatcactgttatctgtggtgttacataggactgcaggtcacatctatacattatctgtactcagagagttatcactgtgttatctgtggtgttacataggactgcaggtcacatctatacattatctgtactcagagagttatcactgtgttatctgtggtgttacataggactgcaggtcactacTACGGTTGAGTATAGGCTCGGTGTAGCGGTGGTATTAGAGATTTACCACCTCATTCATATCGTCCCGTATTAATCCTGCACCAGTGTAACCCTTTCCCTGCTGTCTGAGGCTCCCCCTTCCAGCAGCGCAGAGTGTTTCAGGTCGGCCATCTTTTATTCGGTCAGATAACTGATGTCTATGGGATAGTTCAGATTATAAGATACCTGCAGAGTTCAGTCCTCCCACCGCGTAGATGAGGCCGGCTATGGAGGTGCAGCAGCGGGGGCGGGTCTTGAAGGCCAGGAGGTGTGGCCTACGTTCTGGCATCAGGTGGTAATCCTTCGCTTCGTCCACCAGGTCCCTGGAATCCAGACACAAGACTCAATCACAGGACGAGGAGCGGCGCGCACCGCGTATGATCGGCCCTTACCGGCACTTATGGCAGCAGCGCACcaagtcatcctgctgcacccGATCCGTCAGGAACTGCGGACGGCACAGGGGCAGCCGGATCTTAGTCAGCAGCTCCGGAAGGAAGAGCTCCCGCTGCTCCCGGTCATAGCGCACCCAGGCCAAGGCCGCCTCAAACACCTGACGGGGAGACAGACATGGTGAAAACAGCGGCACAGGGCATTCCAGGGGGCAGGCACAGGGTATTCCGGGGGGCAGGCACAGGGTATTCCGGAGGGGGGGGCACAGGGTattccggaggggggggggggcgggcacaGAGtactcccgggcatgctgggagttgtagttttgcataagctggaggcaccctcgttgggaaacactgtactaagaGTTAATGAGTGGgagcagcagcacagagtattacaggagagtggGAGGGGTGCGATGAGGGTGAGGACAGGGCTGCAGGGTCAGGGGTCACGCAGTGAGGACAGGGCTGCAGGGTCAGGGGTCACGTAGTGAGGACAGGGCTGCAGGGTCAGGGGTCACGTAAAGAGGACAGGACTGCAGGGTCAGGGGTCACGTAGTGAGGACAGGACTGCAGGGTCAGGGGTCACGTAGTGAGGACAGGACTGCAGGGTCAGGGGTCACGTAGTGAGGACAGGACTGCAGGGTCAGGGGTCACGTAGTGAGGACAGGACGTCAGGGGTCATGTAGTGAGGACAGGACTGCAGGGTCAGGGGTCATGTGTGATGTAGTGAGGACAGGACTGCAGGGTCAGGTGTGATGTAGTGAGGACAGGACTGTAGGGTCAGGGGTGATGTAATGAGGACAGGACTGCAGGGTCAGGTGTGATGTAATGAGGACAGGACTGCAGGGTCAGGTGTGATGTAATGAGGACAGGACAGCAGGGTCAGGTGTGATGTAATGAGGACAGGACAGCAGGGTCATGTAGTGAGGACAGGACTGCAGGGTCAGGTGTGATGTAATGAGGACAGGACTGCAGGGTCAGGTGTGATGTAGTGAGGACAGGACTGTAGGGTCAGGGGTGATGTAATGAGGACAGGACTGCAGGGTCAGGTGTGATGTAGTGAGGACAGGACTGCAGGGTCAGGGGTCATGTAGTGAGGACAGGACTGCAGGGTCAGGTGTGATGTAATGAGGACAGGACAGCAGGGTCATGTAGTGAGGACAGGACTGCAGGGTCAGGTGTGATGTAATGAGGACAGGACTGCAGGGTCAGGTGTGATGTAGTGAGGACAGGACTGCAGGGTCATGTAGTGAGGACAGGACTGCAGGGTCAGGGGTCATGTAGTGAGGACTGGACTGCAGGGTCAGGTGTGATGTAATGAGGACAGGACTGCAGGGTCAGGTGTGATGTAATGAGGACAGGACTGCAGGGTCATGTAGTGAGGACAGGACTGCAGGGTCAGGGGTCATGTAGTGAGGACTGGACTGCAGGGTCAGGTGTGATGTAATGAGGACAGGACTGCAGGGTCAGGTGTGATGTAATGAGGACAGGACAGCAGGGTCATGTAGTGAGGACAGGACTGCAGGGTCAGGTGTGATGTAGTGAGGACAGGACTGCAGGGTCAGGGGTCATGTAATGAGGACAGGACTGCAGGGTCAGGGGTCATGTAGTGAGGACAGGACTGCAGGGTCAGGGGTCATGTAATGAGAACAGGACTGCAGGGTCAGGTGTGATGTAATGAGGACAGGACTGCAGGGTCAGGTGTGATGTAGTGAGGACAGGACTGCAGGGTCAGGGGTCATGTAGTGAGGACAGGACTGCAGGGTCAGGTGTGATGTAGTGAGGACAGGACTGCAGGGTCAGGTGTGATGTAGTGAGGACAGGACTGCAGGGTCAGGGGTCATGTAACGAGGACAGGACTGCAGGGTCAGGTGTGATGTAACGAGGACAGGACTGCAGGGTCAGGTGTGATGTAACGAGGACAGGACTGCAGGGTCATGTAGTGAGGACAGGACTGCAGGGTCATGTAGTGAGGACAGGACTGCAGGGTCAAGTGTGATGTAGTGAGGACAGGACTGCAGGGTCAGGTGTGATGTAATGAGGACAGGACTGCAGGGTCAGGTGTGATGTAATGAGGACAGGACTGCAGGGTCAGGTGTGATGTAATGAGGACAGGACTGCAGGGTCAGGTGTGATGTAATGAGGACAGGACTGCAGGGTCAGGTGTGATGTAATGAGGACAGGACTGCAGGGTCAGGTGTGATGTAATGAGGTCTGGACTGCAGGGTCAGGTGTGATGTAATGAGGACAGGACTGCAGGGTCAGGTGTGATGTAATGAGGACAGGACTGCAGGGTCAGGTGTGATGTAATGAGGACAGGACTGCAGGGTCAGGTGTGATGTAATGAGGACAGGACTGCAGGGTCATGTAGTGAGGACAGGACTGCAGGGTCAGGGGTCCTGTACCTGCTCCTCGGCCTTCACGTTTAGCTCATCTCTGGAGACCAGCTCCAGGACCTCATCGAAGGCCAACGCCAGGAATTCCTCCGACATGGAGACCTCCACAAAGTGCTCATGGATGAAGCGGTTAGCGGAGTCGTACAGCACGGCGCACATCATCGTCTCCGCAAACTGTCGCACCCCCAGGCAGTTCTTGGGGTGTAACCTTAGAGAGAAGACCAGCAGTTATGACCCCGCACTGCCCAGAGCCGACCTGTCCCCCTTAACTACTTCCACCACATGATGATCCTAGGGGGCGGGGCTTTTATTGCCGGCAACGccctatacaaaacatttatCACTTCCGCTATTGACATGGAAACCACTAACGGTTgatcaaggaatgctgggaaactAACGACTGACGTAAGCTCTAggccaactcccagaatgcacaggaTCGGCCATGATGCTGCAGCTCATCCTGGTGTATCTAAGAACACAGTTGGATACTCAGTATAGAAAGTGCTCATCAGGACAGAAGGAGTTGGCACCTCAATCCCATCTCCTCTGGGCAATGGGCGGAGACATGCAAATTATTCATCTTGACCAATGAATTGTTCAATTACAAATGATACAGATGATGGCTGAACAGCTGCAGCTTTGGAGGCGACTAGAGAAGACGGGGACACTTACCGTTCCTTCAGGAAAGAGCAGCAGGCGTCCTTGATGTTCTGCAGTTGCAGGAAACTGGCGCCCATCAGGAGGGACTGCACGTTCTGCTGGTCGATGGCCAGGTGCCCATTATAGGCAAAGTTAATCAAAGCCTCCAGGGCGCtgcaggagaacagaggggtcgctCATTACTGTGCGGGAGAACAGAGGGGGGGCACTCATTACTGTGCGGGAGAACAGAGGGGGGGCACTCATTACTGTGCGGGAGAACAGGGGGGGCACTCATTACTGTGCGGGAGAACAGGGGGGGCACTCATTACTGTGCGGGAGAACAGAGGGGGGGCACTCATTACTGTGCGGGAGAACAGAGGGGGGGCACTCATTACTGTGCGGGAAAACAGAGGGGGGGCACTCATTACTGTGCGGGAAAACAGAGGGGGGGCGCTCATTGCTGTGCGGGAGAACAGGGGGGGCACTCATTACTGTgcgggagaacagaggggtcgctcattactgtgcgggagaacagaggggtcgctCATTACTGTGCGGGAGAACAGAGGGGGGGGGCACTCATTACTGTGCGGGAGAACAGAGGGGGGGCACTCATTACTGTGCGGGAGAACAGGGGGGGGCACTCATTACTGTGCGGGAGAACAGGGGGGGGCACTCATTACTGTGCGGGAGAACAGGGGGGGGCACTCATTACTGTGCGGGAGAACAGAGGGGGGGGGCACTCATTACTGTgcgggagaacagaggggtcgctcattactgtgcgggagaacagaggggtcgctCATTACTGTGCGGGAGAAT from Hyla sarda isolate aHylSar1 chromosome 5, aHylSar1.hap1, whole genome shotgun sequence encodes:
- the KLHL18 gene encoding kelch-like protein 18 isoform X1; this encodes MVDELEELEDLVHVTVGDLPNRGYGVMEEIRRQGKLCDVTLKVGEHKFSAHRIVLAASIPYFHAMFTNDMMECKQDEIVMQGMDPCALEALINFAYNGHLAIDQQNVQSLLMGASFLQLQNIKDACCSFLKERLHPKNCLGVRQFAETMMCAVLYDSANRFIHEHFVEVSMSEEFLALAFDEVLELVSRDELNVKAEEQVFEAALAWVRYDREQRELFLPELLTKIRLPLCRPQFLTDRVQQDDLVRCCHKCRDLVDEAKDYHLMPERRPHLLAFKTRPRCCTSIAGLIYAVGGLNSAANFYAGDSLNVVEVFDPIANRWEKCQPMTTARSRVGVAVVNGLLYAIGGYDGQSRLSTVEVYNPDTDSWTKVGSMNSKRSAMGTVVLDGQIYVCGGYDGNCSLNSVETYSPETDKWTVVTPMSSNRSAAGVTVFEGRIYVSGGHDGLQIFNTMEYYNHHTATWHPVASMLNKRCRHGAASLGSKMFICGGYDGSAFLSVAEVYNSMADQWYLITPMNTRRSRVSLVANCGRLYAVGGYDGQSNLNSVEMYDPETNRWTFMAPMVCHEGGVGVGCIPLLTI
- the KLHL18 gene encoding kelch-like protein 18 isoform X2, whose protein sequence is MVDELEELEDLVHVTVGDLPNRGYGVMEEIRRQGKLCDVTLKVGEHKFSAHRIVLAASIPYFHAMFTNDMMECKQDEIVMQGMDPCALEALINFAYNGHLAIDQQNVQSLLMGASFLQLQNIKDACCSFLKERLHPKNCLGVRQFAETMMCAVLYDSANRFIHEHFVEVSMSEEFLALAFDEVLELVSRDELNVKAEEQVFEAALAWVRYDREQRELFLPELLTKIRLPLCRPQFLTDRVQQDDLVRCCHKCRDLVDEAKDYHLMPERRPHLLAFKTRPRCCTSIAGLIYAVGGLNSAGDSLNVVEVFDPIANRWEKCQPMTTARSRVGVAVVNGLLYAIGGYDGQSRLSTVEVYNPDTDSWTKVGSMNSKRSAMGTVVLDGQIYVCGGYDGNCSLNSVETYSPETDKWTVVTPMSSNRSAAGVTVFEGRIYVSGGHDGLQIFNTMEYYNHHTATWHPVASMLNKRCRHGAASLGSKMFICGGYDGSAFLSVAEVYNSMADQWYLITPMNTRRSRVSLVANCGRLYAVGGYDGQSNLNSVEMYDPETNRWTFMAPMVCHEGGVGVGCIPLLTI